A region of Toxorhynchites rutilus septentrionalis strain SRP chromosome 1, ASM2978413v1, whole genome shotgun sequence DNA encodes the following proteins:
- the LOC129762937 gene encoding uridine diphosphate glucose pyrophosphatase NUDT14-like produces MNDISNIYYGPLPPDSPYVKPFRFHYTQNGKEKSWDLLKVHDSVSIVILNTSRQKLVFVRQFRPAVYHGLVCAEAGDDGRSIDMKKYPPSLAVTLELCAGIVDKPIPLIEIAREEILEECGYDVPVERIEEVISYRSGVGTSGSLQTLFYVEVTDGDKVPSGGGGVDDEIIEVAEYSVEEARKLLQKGNVLTSPPSFLFGVLWFLTNRVHANSPQQ; encoded by the exons ATGAACGATATCAGCAATATTTACTACGGACCACTGCCACCGGATTCGCCCTACGTGAAGCCTTTCCGGTTCCACTACACCCAAAATGGGAAGGAAAAATCCTGGGATTTGCTGAAGGTGCACGATTCGGTGTCGATTGTGATACTCAATACCTCCCGACAGAAGCTGGTGTTTGTCAGGCAGTTCCGGCCAG CTGTTTACCATGGGCTGGTTTGTGCGGAAGCGGGTGACGATGGGCGGAGCATCGATATGAAAAAGTACCCTCCAAGCTTGGCTGTGACTCTCGAGCTGTGCGCTGGCATTGTGGACAAACCGATCCCCTTGATCGAGATTGCAAGGGAGGAAATTCTGGAGGAGTGCGGCTATGATGTTCCGGTGGAGCGGATCGAAGAGGTGATAAGCTACCGGTCGGGGGTGGGAACATCGGGATCGTTGCAAACGCTGTTCTACGTGGAAGTCACCGACGGCGACAAAGTGCCTTCCGGCGGGGGTGGAGTGGACGATGAGATAATTGAAGTGGCTGAGTATAGTGTCGAGGAGGCCCGGAAGCTTTTGCAAAAAGGGAACGTTCTAACCAGTCCACCTTCGTTCCTGTTCGGAGTGCTCTGGTTTCTCACCAACCGAGTTCATGCGAATTCGCCCCAACAGTAG
- the LOC129762936 gene encoding NADP-dependent malic enzyme-like — protein MIMSVITTCSKTASRWSLPRCRQMLKNSSYGVHNEASSRGFTPSQYRGIDYLREARLYKGTAFSLAERQTLGIHGLLPAGFRTMEEQLDLCRLSFSRYSEDLNKYVYMMELQDRNEKLFFRLLTEEVETMMPIVYTPTVGVACQKFGLIFHRPRGLFITINDRGHVYDVLRNWPEPEVRAVVVTDGERILGLGDLGACGMGIPVGKLSLYTALAGIQPHHCLPVHIDVGTNNEEFLNDPLYLGLRRRRAHGNVYEALIDEFMDAVVRRYGQNTLIQFEDFANRNAFRFLQKYRNSYCTFNDDIQGTAAVVLAGMYASRKIVDRKISDHTFLFLGAGSASIGIANLLVKAMESEGTSADAACDKVWMFDIHGLLVESRKDLGEQQEVYAKQHEPSSNFAEVVKQVKPTVLLGASAAPGAFTREVLESMRNNNERPIIFALSNPTSKCECTAQEAYDYTEGRCLFVSGSPFPPVQFNGKTFHTGQGNNAHIFPGVALGVIVSGTHHIPDDIFVTAAKSVANQVSDEDITNGALYPPASRIKDCSSQIALDVIEYAYRNAIASTYPEPEDKVAFVQSNQYSFCYDSALPVKWTWPKDSCRIAQDTNILKG, from the exons ATGATTATGTCCGTCATTACAACTTG TTCAAAAACAGCTTCACGATGGTCCTTGCCACGTTGCCGACAAATGCTCAAAAACTCTTCGTATGGTGTTCACAATGAAGCATCCAGTCGCGGGTTCACTCCCAGCCAGTACCGAGGCATCGATTATTTACGGGAAGCTCGACTGTACAAGGGCACCGCATTTTCGTTGGCCGAACGTCAAACGCTGGGCATTCATGGCCTGTTGCCGGCTGGATTCCGAACCATGGAAGAGCAACTGGATCTGTGTCGGTTGTCGTTCTCGCGCTACAGCGAAGATCTGAACAAGTACGTGTACATGATGGAACTTCAGGATCGCAACGAGAAGTTGTTTTTCCGGCTGCTCACCGAGGAGGTGGAAACGATGATGCCCATTGTGTATACGCCCACCGTGGGTGTTGCCTGCCAGAAGTTTGGACTGATCTTCCATCGACCGAGGGGCCTCTTCATTACGATCAACGATCGGGGTCACGTGTACGATGTGCTCCGGAACTGGCCCGAACCGGAAGTGCGAGCGGTTGTGGTGACCGACGGGGAGCGTATCCTTGGCTTGGGTGATTTGGGAGCCTGTGGAATGGGAATTCCGGTGGGGAAGTTGTCACTGTACACGGCTCTGGCGGGAATTCAGCCGCATCACTGTCTTCCGGTTCATATTGACGTGGGAACCAACAATGAGGAGTTTCTGAATGATCCGCTGTATCTGGGATTGCGGAGGAGACGAGCTCATGGCAATGTGTACGAAGCGCTGATCGATGAGTTTATGGACGCAGTTGTCAGACGATACGGTCAGAACACGCTGATTCAGTTCGAGGACTTTGCCAATCGGAACGCGTTTAGATTCCTCCAGAAGTATAGAAACTCTTATTGTACCTTCAACGATGACATCCAAGGAACTGCCGCCGTAGTGCTGGCCGGAATGTACGCCTCGCGAAAAATTGTGGATAGGAAAATTTCGGATCATACTTTTTTGTTCTTGGGGGCTGGCAGCGCTTCGATTGGGATTGCCAATTTGTTGGTAAAAGCAATGGAAAGTGAAGGAACGTCAGCTGATGCTGCGTGTGACAAGGTTTGGATGTTTGACATTCATGGTCTTCTAGTGGAGAGCAGAAAGGATCTGGGAGAACAACAAGAAGTGTATGCAAAACAGCACGAGCCGTCTTCGAATTTTGCTGAGGTGGTCAAGCAGGTAAAGCCAACGGTTCTTCTAGGCGCTTCGGCTGCACCAGGGGCTTTCACGCGTGAAGTTTTGGAGTCTATGCGTAACAATAATGAACGCCCGATTATTTTCGCCCTATCAAATCCCACATCGAAGTGTGAATGTACGGCCCAAGAAGCGTATGATTACACCGAAGGTCGCTGCCTTTTCGTATCGGGATCACCCTTCCCACCTGTTCAGTTCAATGGGAAAACTTTTCATACGGGTCAGGGTAACAATGCCCATATATTCCCTGGTGTTGCCTTAGGAGTGATCGTTTCAGGTACGCATCATATTCCGGACGATATTTTTGTGACTGCTGCGAAGAGTGTGGCCAACCAAGTATCAGACGAAGACATAACAAATGGGGCCTTGTATCCACCCGCGAGCCGGATCAAAGACTGCTCTTCTCAAATCGCGCTCGATGTCATTGAATACGCGTACAGAAATG CAATCGCTTCAACCTATCCCGAACCGGAAGACAAAGTGGCTTTCGTTCAATCAAATCAGTACAGCTTTTGTTACGATTCAGCTTTACCTGTCAAGTGGACGTGGCCCAAGGACTCCTGTCGGATCGCTCAGGACACGAACATCTTGAAGGGATAA